Within the Montipora foliosa isolate CH-2021 chromosome 11, ASM3666993v2, whole genome shotgun sequence genome, the region TTGCAGTCGCCTCAGGATGACTCATGGCCGAAGTTACTGAActtcatataaataagaactgctcattacaaactgagatgtgtatcatgcaataacAAAACTATTATGTTATTCAAAATATGCCCTTAAGCGTTTGGGTtattttacattaatttacctTTTATCTTATGCTTTCATTTAAGGTACAAATGCGCAAAATGAAAAAGGTTCAAGTTCTTTATCGTCTCTCCAGAGCGTGAGGAActtcttaatacgttcttaaattttggttaatctcagcctcgaCGTTCTTATAAGAAAAAATtcttataaaagaaaaagagtgTAATTTATACACTCAAACTAATTTTCATGACCTTTTTACCGTGATTTCCTCAAAACCATGCTTATCCACCAGCGGACGCAGCCGACCCAGCCCTTTCCTGAAATGGGGCTAGTCTGAGTCAAGTTGCATGTCCGGATTTTTGCCGCAATGAAGAGCAAATTTCCCCGATGATTGCATGAAGATGATTATCTCAACACAGCATTGATAAAATGATCCAGAATACAACAAGAATCAAGTTTGCTATTCTTACTATGGCTTTACTGACCGACGGACCAGCCTTAAATACAAGTATATACATTTTTTGCGTTAGTAAAGAAATTACAACCTTGAAGTTTTTGAAGTTTCCTTGATGAAGTGTAAATGCAATTTCACAACAAACAACACGGCCTTCGACAAATTTACAGGTATATACATTTTTTGGTCTTAGCAAATAGACATACATCCTTGAAGTTTACTGTTGTGAAGTTTTTGGCCGGtaaatttaaatgaaatcatttcCAACAGGACCCGAGACGAATCTCTTTAAGTGTTCGAATCAGTTGCAGTCCTTGAAACTAGTACTCGTTTATTTTACGGCAGACGTTTTTCAAACGGTTTACATTCCCATCTCCTTGAACCTGTTATTCATGACAAATGTCTTTCTAAGCTCCAACAGGGACGTGTTCCTATTTCCTTTAATGCCTCTCTCAATCTCTTTAAAAATGGCCATTCTTCTTGTTGAGAAGCTCTTACTTCTCTGCACTCTTTCCCTCAACGTTTTCATTTTCTAGTTCCTTGTCATTGCAAAAGCGCTCCGTTCGGTTAAAGCATAGCCCCGGTTTTTTATGGAACCCTAAGAGTTCATCTTCACTGACTGATAACCGATCGAGGTGATTCAGGCTCGCATAAGGGACTTGTTTGTCTGACTTTCGCTTATAAAACACTCTAACAACAGAGTGCTTGATTCGTGTCCATGTGGCCTCAGCGCAAAGGCCTGTTTTGAATAATTCTGCATTGACATCCTTTATAACGCTGCTCCCCACGAGAAATCGTGTATTCTTCTTTGTCTGGATATTTCCTTGGCACATCTGATTCAGTGTTCCTTTTCGTTTTAAATGCATATTTAACTTAAGCGTGTTAATTGTGCTTGAGTTCTTCTTCTTGTGGAAGTCGTCAATGAAAACACTATGGTGAGTTTTATACGTTGCATCAACTGGGTGCATGTTTTGTGTAATGGCAAAGGCATTAACAGATAATAATTGACAACTTCCTTTTACATGCAAGATACCATTTGGAGCTATTTTTAGGACACCAGTTAACACCAACTGTGCATCATATAACACCCCACCCTTTTCAAGAGGTGCTGAAAACACATAATAAAAGTTTAAGTTTTTTTGCTGTCGGTCTGAAGTGATTCTTGCATTGTGTGTAATTCTAAAGAATttaagggaccgttcattttttatgagaaagggggggctggtgggatttggaggggggggggggccctaaaaaaaaattggcttgaaagggggggccagccaagaaaaatgaaggaaaagggggggttggacgaaaaaattAGGTTAAAAATAGGATAAGAGATTTAACAAATTCTTGCGAATGAATACTCTCAAAACTGAACAGGCCGAAGTAGGAGGCAGGAATGAATCAGGTCAACTAAACAGCAGTGATGAAAGCAGTGAGGGAGAGGAAACTGATGATGACTACAAGAGTGATGCCCCTGACTCTGAAGACGACTCAAATGATGTCGTTCTTGCTTTTATCGCCTCAGATGAGGAATACGCAGACGAGCGGCCAGCTAAAACACGCTCAGGACGAGCTGTAACAAGAAGAGCAGAAATTGACTTTTAATTCTTTTGAGTGATTTGTTAAAAgcagctttctagctttcaggtttctttcaataaattatgtgaaatgtaacaaaacgaaattttaatgctgCAGTAACTTTTAACaccatatgtattttttattcaaggGGGGGGGGCCTTCCAAAAAATTACTCTGATgatggggggaggggagggggaaggaaaaaaaatcggaaattggggggggggggtcatacaattttcaaattacactcctccaaattccaccagccccccctacccaataaaaaatgaacggtccctaagATACAACGATAGACGATCATTCCTATAGTTCTTGCTTGGGTGGGATCAGGCAAAAATTTCGTCAACCTTGAAATGAACGTTTCCTCTTTCTATGAAAATTACAAACTAAGAATCTATTCAACTGAAACCTAATAATTGCTGAAAGCAGAAAGCTTCAGTCAAAGTTTTATTTCCGTAGCTAAAAGTTCCTCTGGACCTTTGTCACGGCTAGCCGGTGAGCCATAACGGGTTCCATTAGATCCCAAGACTCTTCTGTGGTCACAGGAGATGGAACTGAGTGGTAAAGCCTGCGAATTCTGCCGTTGCTATATACATTTCCAAGTCGAGCATATTACTGCCTAAGAATCGGCACCGAAAAGTCACCTGAACTATTTTAAACTCTCgctatttttcttgaaaaaagtttgAGTAGAAAGTCACTCTTAGCCTGAGACATACAACAGCAACTTAATTTAAAATCTGCGCCCTTCTTAGTGCTTGATGTGTTAAGCTTCAACTTCCCGTGTCGCTTTTGCTCCCATCTGCTGTTCCATGAGGCAAACTGGAGTCCAGGGTGAAGCACGCTATATAGACACTGTATAGACTTCTTTCgaaatggtggccaaataaaatattatctCTGTTTTAaagctaataagcctttctaacCACGCTTCGACAAGCAATTTTCAAAAGAATAAttctttcaaaatgagggcagtaggtctaattaagataaatacaaaagaatgtaaaagaggtcgccatttatgaaagtggtcaaGAGGTAGATCTTCCAAAACCTAACCGTCACAAGTGGTATATCAATATTTGTCGCTTAGAATCCCCTTTGCCTAATGCTCATGAAGTTTCAATGAAAAAGTGTCATCTCTTGTGGTATTTATACTATGTGTCACGTATTCAAATCATCTTGCATGGTGTAAGAAAGATATCTACTCACAAACATTCTTTTTGTCTTTACAATGTGGAAACCACAGATATAAAAGAACCCGTCTCTTTGATAACCAATAAGACTCCAGATTTTTTCAATAGGCGAAACCAGTTATTACCTTGctgttatttgtttatgtcCCTAATGGGGATTACCAAGGAGACTGTTACTAAAACAAGTAGGTATCGGTCAAACACAGCCGAATATCTCGGCCGACTACGTTCAAACCAATCAGTCGGAAGATCGTGGGTCCGACTTCATCAAAAGGGCACTCGGATTTCTTCCGAGTATCACCGAGAGACAATGGCAAACATCATCTTATCATTTCATTTACCGAATTGTGACATTTGCCGTCTCCGTCACTGCAAAGGCAAAAATGAATCATTAGGATAATCCACTCCAAGCAGCTAGCAGTATAGAGagataattttcaaataaatatgTTGTAATGTTTGAGTTCCCACGAGTCTCCGGACAAGGAATCGGAAGGTATGAGGTTCGACTCCACCAAAGGAGCAATCCTTTTTTCCCCGATTAATCACCGAGTACACGGATCCATTTGCTATCTCTTTCGAACTGTATAACATTAGTATTCAACAGTTACCTTAGAGAGCACGATTTTCGATATGCGGGCTCAACCCAAATCACCAGGTTGGGTTACCTCGCTCCTAAAAAGGCGACTCACTGTTTAGATTTCATACTTAGAACTTAGTTTCGGGGGAATGTCTGTTCACAGAACAGGGATGATAATTTTAGTTTCATTTTTTCTGGGACTACATGCATATTAAATTTTCATACAGACGGCTCTGTGTGCTATGAGGGAATTTGTTATGGGTGGTTTCCGGTCTCATTGAAACCGAAACGTCTTCTGAGGAAAAGCGAAAAGGCCGAAAAAGGAATATCCGTCATATATTGCATCATCACTTGTTGCACTCTTTCCCTGGGGCAACTGTTCAATCCTTctttgtgttttaaaaaatttagatATCTTTGAGAGTATGTTTTGGTCTAGGTGGGAAAGAAATAATCGCCGCCTCCTTGACATCCACCTCTTAAAACTTCCGGGAGACCCATGTTCGAGGCCGTGGACAACATCACTCAAAAGAAACTGGTAAAGAGTTGTCCACGTGAGTTGCTCCGGGAAAGTCAACATGGCGACGAAAGGAGATACATTTTCGCCACTTTTGAAGAGATCTTTCTCAGAGAATGTGGAACCCTTGTGTTTCACTGACAAGAACCATGGCTCTAGTATTCTGAAAGGGCTCTTTGATTTGTACAAAGATGGTAGATACACCGATATCAGTTTAAAAATTGGCCAAGAACGAACGCTGAAAGCCCATCGTGTAGTGCTGGCCTCGTTTAGTCCGTATTTCGAAGCTCTTCTTGGAAATAACTggaaagaaggaaaaaaggaagagaTAGAGATTCTTGGTCTAGACGAAAGCGCCGTCAGCGATTTGATAGAATTCGCCTATTCGGGGAATATTAACATCAGCAGAGACAACGTTCAAACTTTACTGGAAGCTGCAAACTATTTGGGAATCGAATTTGTGAAGAAATCTTGTGGGGATTTCTTGAAGCAGGGAGTAGATGTCAAAACCTGTCTGAGCATTTGGCAGTTAGCGGATGTATTCGCCTTGGAAGGACTGAGTAACGAAGCCAAGAAGTATGCTCTGAGGCATTTCACCCAAGTGTGCAAGGAAGATGAATTTCTCCGTCTTCCAATAAAGCTTCTAACTGATCTGCTTTCTGAAGAAGAAATTTTTGTTGTGGTTGAAGATTTGATCCCCTGCGTAGAAGAGAGAGAAAAGATTGTGTTGCAGGCAGTGTTACAGTACATTGAACAGGacacagaaaagagaaaaactcatCTTACTCAGTTGCTTCATCTTGTCAGACTCCCAACTTTATCAACAGAATACCTCCAAGAGGTTAGTGCTCATGAGCTTATAGAAAGCAAATTTGATGAACTGCTGGAAAAAGCCAAACAACTGAAAGTGCACCCTCCAGAGAATGATATGCCTGATAAAAAGTGGGCAGAGCCAAGGAAGTTTGCAAAATATGTCTTTTCGTGGGGACGTTGCTTTGCCACCCGGCAACCTGAAATTGCATGGTGTACAAACAAGGAAATGTTTGAAGATTTGGAGAACGATCATTACGTGACTGGGATGGAACTGTGGATTCGGCAGTGGAATGGGAGGTCTGTGCTTGGTGGCCTCAAGATTTACTACAAAGATAACAGTGCGATGACATTTGGTCATGACAGTGAAGGCATTTGTGCTGAAAATACTCGGGAAGACCATGTGCATCATGAATTTCATCTGGAAAAGAATGAGAAGATCGTCAAAGTTGATGTTCAATCTGGGTGGATGATTGATTGTCTCACATTCTACACAAACAAGAAAGACGAAGATGGGAAGCAAAAATGCTATGGCCCATATGGAGAAAATGGTGGTTCGTTTAGTTCAGAGCTTGCGCCTGGATCTTATGGATATCTTGGTGGAGTTGCTGGTGCTGTGGTAAAGTCTCGAGGAGAGGCTGCTATCACACGGTTGCAATTTGTTTGGCGATCATATGTTTTGCCTGGCAATCCTGTTCCACTGGAACGTCGCTGCAGAGTTGCCAATTCCtttcatgatgatgatgatgaatataatgaagatgatgaagaCGATTTTTATGACGATGCCTATGACGACTATTAGGATTATGAGGATGGAGATAACTATGATGATTTTTTCCTCCTTTGCAACAACTAGCATAATGACCATACTTATCGCATTTTGCACACTTTCTTCCTCGAGCCGGGCAACTCCTGTCCCTGGTAAAGTACCCCTAACAATTAAAACACGTTTTGCCAAAGTTCCCTTTGGATCCATTTCCCGAGGTTTCCTAACCACATGAGTGCTTGTTCTGGGCTTTTGATTCGGAGTAACCATTTGCTTCGCTTGCTCACGTGAGGCTTCCCACTTACGAACGTTATCTAATGCAGCCTCCAGAGTAATATTATTAACTTCCAGCAATTTCTTCTTCAATTCAACATCTGCCAACTTTTCAATAAGTTGATCAAAGATTCACCAAAATTGCAATAAAGGGCTTGCTTGCGTAAACGGACCATGAATTTGTCATCTGTTTCCCCTGCATTGGTGCTAGTTGACGAAAAACGTGGCGCTCATACGGGACATTGTTGTCGGCGCGAAAATGAGCATCCAGTTTTCGAAGAAAAACTGAGAAGACATCATCACTCACACCACgtaaacacagaaagccgtaaaaatctcaaACAAAAGtctatttttcaactgggcacacttTATCcgcacggaatcaatgaacgcctctcattccattaatctattcacaaactcgcgtcatcctatttctaccaatagcaaagctcctccgcacacatataaacctacaacaaccacaattcctctatttgctccgacgaagggctaacgctcgaaacgtcagctttccaaattaTTCACGggggtaattcgacctttatcaactcgtttgataaaatcaatttctagTCTAAGTCAATGCCTTCCAGCTAACCCCAACCCtcattttaaataataaactcTTAGTACACAGGATATTGTGAATATTTTTTTACTGGAACATTGACagctttacttcttttgttactTCAAAAGGCAATAGATATAATTTTCTCAAATCTCCTTCTGGTAGCCACACACAACACCGCAAATATTAATAGAGGAAATGACTTGTAAAAAAATTTATAGTAAGCTGCTGTCTCTTGGATCAAAGCCTCCGCCGACTTGTAAAAAAGGGGTTAATTGAGAAAGAAGACTCCCCACGCTGCCCTTTTTGCCCAGCATATCATACCATCATTCATCTTTTCACTGAGTTGCGCAAGCCACTTTGTTCTGGAAGGAGCCTCCTTCCAGAACAAAGTGGCTTGCGCAACTCAGTGAAAAGATGACGGTTTCTGGATTGGGTTTCGCACATGGTGAACTCAAAATTATCGCTTTCAATAAAAGAATTGTTTGGTATTATTAATAACGATTCTAAATTCTGTCTAGCCCTTAATCATTTAGTCATTATaggaaagtattttctttacgAAAAGCTCTTAACCATAAATTTGCAGATTGTCTTTTGTGAATGTTAACTGCACGTGTGTATGTTCAATAAAGctgaatttaaagtaaaaaaaaaaaagaagaacaatttggaaaaaagaaggATCGAAGCTTCATGAGGTAAGACTTTTAGGAGGGTGAGAATTGGAAATGTGTTCAGGTGCTAATTAATTTATATGGATTTCGTATTTCCCGTTTTCTTGTCATTTTCTGAGGTGGGCAAAAACTGACCGGAACAGGAAACTAACTCAGCAGTTATAGAAAGGAAGCACGCTTTGCTTTAATAATCCTTTAATACAAACCACAAAAGTCCAATTATGACGCGCTGATTTTGAGGTATTTTCGCACTTTCCTTCGTTCTTAATAAAGATGTTTCTCGTGGCACGCAAAGCCATATTGCCGAGGCATTCTCTTTTCCGGTCATTTTGTCTGAGTCATACGAATTAGTTCAGATCTACACTATTCGTGAGCACGTATTTCTAAAGGTGTTAAAAATGCTTGACAGATATCAAAACATTTTTACCAGAATGAATTTCCGATCTTTTAGCCACTGGTTCTTTACTTGTTCGGGCCCGTGAGAGGAAAGCTTACAGTAAACCACGCAGCCAACAGcaacttaagaaaaaaataatacgcaagattttgtaaatattctCGATCGTGAGgcgatttttttctgaagtttGAGTTGTATGCAATTGATTTAAGTGGTTGATTTCGTCATCTGCGGAGGTCAATTCAGCCATGCCAAGTTGTGTCCTATTTGCTTCTGTTAAACTCTGTCTGGGAGTACGTACAACTCGGGCTGGACAGCAAACATGTAAAATTCGCATCGAAATAATGACCCAATCAAGGCCCTAATATTTTTCGTCAAGCGCAGAGCCAGTTTGACCGTGAGTCATGGCCCGGGGAGccggggactcccatataaaaaggaaggGGGTGCTCgtcgaaaattttgaaaagaacccctaagaggtaccaggatcctgtcttgtgggcgtggcattaatttttttctcaccCGTAAGAGATAtaaaattatgggttttaattacacaaaattaaaaatttgttaattgttaaatgtctcctgtcataatttttcggctcctgtggaccttttgagccCGAACACCATAAGAGGTACCAAAAGtgcttttttaacccctaaaaggtacgacgagctcccccgtcctttttatatgggagtcaccccctccccccctacCCGggagtcatgggctcctgtcgTGAGCCAGACGTCCTAGCCTGTTCGGAATTGGCCATTTGCGAAAGAGGGGACGCGTAAAGCAAGAGAGAGAAAACCTCCTTTTTTCGCTAAACAAAGGCCTGGTTCTCAGCAGAACTCTACCTTCTGAGTCATTCCAACCGCCCGCTTGAGTcagtcacgcaagcgagccgaggggagaatgggAGATATAGAATGGCTTtgtggatataaaatgattatctATCACTTCACATCCAGCGCGCTCGCgtagaaaaattgttttattaaaaactccataATGTTCTCGTGAatagtattgtcgactaaagtatcgatttctgcctcggtcaattccggtccaaaatgggttttgtcggccatttttttccgtctcagagctgcaaaaatgttttcagttcgCTTTATTGTTGACGCATTCTTTGACTacattaggtacagcaggtatatttaacagttattccatgagcgcgcgttggatatgagatggtaaatagccaacgaggcgcgtagcgccgagttggctataaccagtctcatatccaataattgttttattaaattccttaaactccaaaaattttgaagtacgaaatgcgagcgGAAAAaacgagcaaatccgagcgaaatcgaaaaaaacttgatgagaactgatgcgatggtgtgtaataccttgttgtcagacagacgcaggctcatcacaaaaacatttcttgccttttcgcgtacttctgaacgtcggaattgatccaaactttccacaaaaaaagttttttttctccttttttgctttattcaaagagtaatttcgcattccggcgaaaacatttttagtttagcgaCCGACACTTAACGCAAtgatttaccatataaggtcaaaccaaggtatatgagctgataaccgacatcgagtgaaccaatcagagcacgcgaaatgcattatccgaggttgagaatttaataacaactGATACCCTGTGTCCGGTGcaggaaatctgatatccgtagtagAATGGGATCGGCTCGCTTGCCTGCTTGTGCCTGCTCACATGATGAGGACAAGGGTTCGGTAACATGCCTTGCCGCGGAATTTCTGAAAAGCCAGAAAAACTGTTTCTCGATGTCCAGTTATGCCGGGTGCAATACCCAGCGAAAATTCAGCCAAACTTGTCTAAATGAGACGAAAGCTTCCCTGATTTCGCACATCCATTTCAAAACGTATTTATACCGTGTATTAGCCTACGAGAGGCGTCTATTATCTTCACAGGTTAATTTGGCAGAAGCATTTCAACTCGGGATTTCAAGCAAATCATCAAATAAAATGATGTCGACGTCAAGCCTTCATCGAAAAACGTGATTCTTTTGCAGCCTTTCGTCAAGTTTTCAACCGTTAATTGCACTGAGACGCCATCATGATGGTTGCTTGTCAAATGGAGTGATAAATGATTAAAGCTGACAAGGAACCATCCGAATAACAACCgctattaaaaatatatttaaaccTCCGGCTTGACCACAAATTTAATCACATGATGCCAAGATGTCGACGTCTTGAGGCGCAAGGCCGATTGAGTAGAAAATATTATCAGAGAGGTTCATTATTGAATTTAAAACAAGTCAAACAACGCAAATCATTCGAGTCATTATGTTCTCAGCAGTTCTGGTGTGGCTCatcaaatttgcatttgagCTGCCAT harbors:
- the LOC137975903 gene encoding kelch-like protein 17, which codes for MATKGDTFSPLLKRSFSENVEPLCFTDKNHGSSILKGLFDLYKDGRYTDISLKIGQERTLKAHRVVLASFSPYFEALLGNNWKEGKKEEIEILGLDESAVSDLIEFAYSGNINISRDNVQTLLEAANYLGIEFVKKSCGDFLKQGVDVKTCLSIWQLADVFALEGLSNEAKKYALRHFTQVCKEDEFLRLPIKLLTDLLSEEEIFVVVEDLIPCVEEREKIVLQAVLQYIEQDTEKRKTHLTQLLHLVRLPTLSTEYLQEVSAHELIESKFDELLEKAKQLKVHPPENDMPDKKWAEPRKFAKYVFSWGRCFATRQPEIAWCTNKEMFEDLENDHYVTGMELWIRQWNGRSVLGGLKIYYKDNSAMTFGHDSEGICAENTREDHVHHEFHLEKNEKIVKVDVQSGWMIDCLTFYTNKKDEDGKQKCYGPYGENGGSFSSELAPGSYGYLGGVAGAVVKSRGEAAITRLQFVWRSYVLPGNPVPLERRCRVANSFHDDDDEYNEDDEDDFYDDAYDDY